The Dioscorea cayenensis subsp. rotundata cultivar TDr96_F1 chromosome 7, TDr96_F1_v2_PseudoChromosome.rev07_lg8_w22 25.fasta, whole genome shotgun sequence genome includes a region encoding these proteins:
- the LOC120265623 gene encoding 60S ribosomal protein L10a-like, whose translation MSKLQSDVLREAITQVVGDAKTKKRNFTETIELQIGLKNYDPQKDKRFSGSVKLPHIPRPKMKVCMLGDAQHVEEAEKIGLDYMDVEGLKKMNKNKKLVKKLAKKYHAFLASEAIIKQIPRLLGPGLNKAGKFPTLVTHQESLEAKVNETKAMVKFQLKKVLCMGVAVGNCSMEDKQIFQNVQLSVNFLVSLLKKNWQNVRCLYLKSTMGKPVRVF comes from the exons ATGAG TAAGCTACAGAGTGATGTGTTGAGAGAGGCTATCACTCAGGTTGTTGGGGATGCAAAGACTAAGAAGAGGAACTTCACAGAAACTATTGAGCTACAGATTGGACTGAAGAATTATGACCCTCAGAAGGATAAGCGTTTTAGTGGCTCTGTGAAGCTGCCACACATTCCCCGTCCTAAGATGAAAGTTTGCATGCTCGGTGATGCTCAGCATGTGGAAGAG GCTGAGAAGATTGGGTTGGACTATATGGATGTTGAAGGACTTAAGAAaatgaacaagaataagaaactGGTGAAGAAGCTGGCCAAGAAGTATCATGCCTTCTTAGCATCAGAGGCAATCATCAAGCAAATTCCTCGTCTTCTTGGTCCTGGTCTTAACAAGGCAG GAAAGTTTCCCACCTTGGTTACTCATCAGGAATCCCTGGAAGCCAAAGTGAATGAGACCAAGGCAATGGTGAAATTCCAGCTGAAGAAAGTCCTGTGCATGGGTGTTGCTGTTGGAAATTGTTCAATGGAGGACAAACAAATCTTCCAAAACGTGCAACTCAGTGTCAACTTCTTGGTCTCCCTTTTGAAGAAGAATTGGCAAAAT GTACGGTGTTTGTATTTGAAGAGCACAATGGGAAAGCCGGTCCGGGTCTTCTAA
- the LOC120265571 gene encoding cuticle collagen 2-like, with amino-acid sequence MWPGGPGGPGGPGGPGGAPGPGAGPGPGFGPGPGGPGFGPGPGPGFGWAPLPGGPSGPGPGPGPGWGPFWGGGFCDPFASCFYFLCCCCLIQDCFGPMFGFAPGPLGPSGPPGPPGPF; translated from the exons ATGTGGCCTGGTGGGCCTGGTGGGCCTGGAGGACCTGGAGGGCCTGGTGGAGCACCAGGTCCAGGTGCTGGGCCTGGACCTGGATTTGGACCTGGGCCAGGGGGACCTGGATTTGGACCTGGGCCTGGACCCGGATTTGGTTGGGCTCCGTTGCCTGGAGGACCTTCAGgacctgggcctgggcctggacCAGGTTGGGGACCCTTTTGGGGTGGTGGATTTTGTGATCCCTTTGCATCTTG ctTTTACTTCCTGTGTTGCTGTTGTTTAATTCAAGACTGTTTCGGGCCTATGTTTGGGTTTGCACCTGGCCCTCTAGGCCCATCAGGCCCACCAGGTCCTCCGGGCCCCTTCTGA